CTGTTTTACATTATACTTGCTGGTAATTTTGGTAAAGTCCAAAATACAACATCAGTTGTGACTACagctgtcaggactcaggcacggactcagacacggaccacgagtgctccaattacaggcgtttattagcagaatcgtcaaacaagcaggcagtccaaaaacaggcagggtcaaaataccaggtaggcagtccaaggggaaaacaaggatcaaaaacaaacaggcagggtcaaaccttgaaggcaggcagatcaggcaatcaggacagaagggcaggcaaaaacaatgtcgaggaacaggcgaggcaaaaaccagcaaaaatccaaacagggaaaaccaggcgggaaacgagacaggcagtAACACcgaaacgatctggcaaacaacacagagacaagcagggtagatatagggctgggctgattaggtgatggcatgcaggtgtgcaggcaggcaggtggagacaatcaggtgggcggagacagggcggagagcggggcagggctagaacacaaggaaaacaaaagcacatggacaggaaaaaaaaaacaaaacaaaaacacaacagctagggggcaggagcCCTGACAACAGCAGCCTAGTCACCACCACATACTTCTATGTGTAATTGTATCAGTGACAATTCTGCCAAGTAAATTACAAGAGATAGATACTCCACTAGTGAGGCATCTAATCCCAAAGTTATTCTTTTCAGTTCTTGCCTTTGTAACTCTGAGTCATTGTGAAAATTTTATATGGTTACATCAATAGTATTACTAAAAGAAAGTATCAGAACAGCATAGCATAGTTCTGAGCATACACAGTGATAACAGGAGTGAGGCCTTCACTTCAGATGGGTTCTCAAATGCCCTCAAGCCTCTGGACAATTAAGCAATGCTAACAGCCTGCAAGATGGGTAAGTACcatataaatactgtacattgtcCAGCTCAGAAAAAAGCAGGACCTTTGAGTGAAAAGCTGCAAAGATGAAATTCACTTTTAACTGAGAGAATTATGTCTGCACAGgtgctgaatatttcatagGCCTCTGGCACCTCTGTAAAAATCCTAGCTTGAagcctgctgctgcctcacGGGATTCACACAGCATCTCTTTGTCTAATGCCTCTTAAAATCTGAGAGATGCAGCCATATTAATATCTCTTACTATTGCTCTAATAATTgagggaaaaataattttatcttCTCCACAGTCTCACAATGCAAGTCTTGTGGATTTTACTGGAAACAGAAAGTCTGAATCACCTACCTCTCAGTCATACTGTGCCATAAATGGGCCCctatgaaaaaagaacaaggattatgaaatgaaaaaatattgcattcagCACATATTAAAGGGCACAAAATctattctgtatttgttttaatgtataaatCTGTTTATAATCAACATTTTAAGTGCCAATCAGGCTTAATTATCAATATAATCAGAATTAAGCTTGATTTCTGACTATAGATGCATTATAATACATTAAGAGGAGGGGGTTACCACTGCATTCCATTAACTGTGTATCCCTCTACATGCCTTTTCCTCATCCGattcaaaatgaacaattgtAATAGAATGATTAACCATTTAAACTATTTGAATGAAATACCAATAATGGAGTGACATCTCTCATTAACATCTCTCAGAAACATAATACAGTTCAGATATGATGAAAGCCTTGGCATCAGCCTAGTTGTGGTAGAAGTAGAATGAGGGGAAGACAGACAAAGACTTCCACCTGCCCTAAGCGGCAGGAGAGCATATTGCAATCTTCTTAAGTTCAGAGGACCCCTCATGCTGAGATTACAGAGCGCCGGGGTCTCCTGCCTGCACAGTAAATCTGTGGTGAGATATGACTGCATTATGGCAACAGTTCTTCCAATACTGCATGATTGCAGAGCACATTTTAAAGGCCAGCAGCTATACaccatgcatttgtttttgttttcgccatatctaaaacaaaacaaaatacatgtacacactgAAGTTTCTCCTCAAGTGGCATAACTGAATTATCAGAAACAGGGTATGTAAGATTCCTTGCCCCAGTATAAATCTTTTCTCAGTAGCCCAtatgcaaacaacatttttaagcCACCACTGTTTCTGACAGGTACAGGAATGTAATTaattctttttcctgtttttagcCTCCTTATACTGCAGCATGACTTTCAATTCTACATTGTAAAATACTCTCCAAAACATTACTCTGCTGATCTTCCTTTTATATCAATGTCTCTTACTCATTCTTTAGAGAAAACATATTTGATATTACTTGCTATCTTCATGAAGATGTGTTAGGACTGTTAAAACTTAATAGATGTAATATCAGGCTCATTCCAGTCAATGAGGCATAAAGTAGAAAATGGTACATGATAGAATGCTTTTCACCCATGTCTTTGAAATGAGGTAGATTTGATGATGGCCCAACTGTCCTGGTCTATCTCTCATTAGTCTAAGATGGTTTAAGTACGATGATGTGCATAAGACTTAGATGTATAGCCTCCTCCCTCATGCCTCTGGGAGATAAAAAGGATTGTTAGCCACTATCCACCATTGTTGTAACCATTTTTCCCTATTTCTTTCTCATAATTAGAAAGGGTTTTACAGTTGGCTTTTTATTGCTGTATTATTGTACATTTTCCTCACAGGAAAACCACACTTCTGAGTGCTGTGATATATGAGCACATGTTTCAGTAATTGCAATGGCAGTTGCAACTGCAGTCCCATGAAGTACAAATCAAAGAATGAGGAATAAAGGGACACTTGTGTAATGTGTTACTAAAGGTTATAGGCACATTGCAGTTATATTGAAAATGGGCCTGTTCAAAAGCTTGTGTGTTCAAATTTGCCATTGAGTTGAGCCATTGAGTAATCCATTACAGCACTGCATGACTGCAaacaaactttgttttcctccatACCTCTTTTTCTAGAGAGAGCTAGATCTTTCACCATCTGCACGGTGACCACAGTGACCAAACACAAGGTGAGTAGATAGTACACTCGCCAGGTGCTGAGGGCCACAagcctgaggaaaaaaaaaaaatactgaattacacatacaaatgaatgGGAGCTTCAGATCAAATAACCACAGACAACATAGAATACATTGCTCTGCTCCCTATGGACCTGCTTAGATTAAGCAAGAGGGGATGCCCAAATCTTGCCCGCACCACGCCAGCTCCCACAGACACATGCCTACTGACACCTGCTCCCACCCATTGAGAATATGCCCTCAAAAGAATCAGACGGGCACACTTTAACAGAGTGGATGCTTCTGCAAAACATCTCCCTTCAGCAGGCAGATGTGTGGGTGGCCCTATGAGCCATTTCCTGTGAAACACTTGGAGGCCTTAGAAAATCTCTAATCTGAGTTAAAGgtgaatattttatgatttatatgTACATTCCCcaacctctgtgtttctgctgctgtatGAAACCTAATTAATCAGAAagacataaaaattattttgtgtaatttttaacAGTTCTGCATTTCAGTGTTCTATGAAAAAGAGGTGAACATTCAACAGAAGTCTGAATCATTTTGTATGGTTGTATCATTTAGGCTGGTTTACGAGGCATTTTTTTGTATAGCCATGCGTCATCATTCATGACTCATCATCGGGCACTGTGCTGCattactgaaaaacatttgtgggaggaggaagggagtgCCTGCAGTTCTGCTTTAAAGGGACAGTACAATTTTAAAAGCTATTTTCAGAGGCATGGCTATAATAATGGTGATACATAACAAGAAATTCACACCATAAAAGGTACAATATACCAGCTGAGTGCTGTAACCTGGATGATGGCAGTCTTCTGTCCTGCAAAAACAAATCCTCTGgaagcaatttctttttttccctcaggaCTATGCTGTTGTTGGCTGAAACTACACTCTCAGTACGTTTCAGCCAACAACACATTGTAGTGTGGCACTCGACAGCCTACTTGAAGCACTACTCTTACACCACAAATGGCTGTTCTCTGAGAAAGATATACACAATTGTTTCATATGCACAagagtgaaatacattttaagttcaAGATCCTCAAGATCTTGAACTTAAAGATCAAGATCAGAACCTTCACACTCCAGactccctgggtttcattttcttctAGAACAACTGCAGATGCCTTGCAAGCCTAGTCCTCTTTTCTTGTGATTGAGACTTTTCCCAGGAGTCAAGAACAATTGACTAGTTGCAGCCAAAGTACTGTCCCAGTAATGAAATTACATGATTACAATCAGGCCACGTGCTCCattctgtgattggctggtgttAAACCAAAACAGAATTTTAAGCGGTGCTTTCGTTCACATCATTCATTGTTAATCACACCTTCCAACATaatcacaaaaatgcaaaaaaacagtcTTCAAAAATCAACCACAGAAGGAAAGCCTCTCTTTCAGATGAACAAGCAAGTACAGGTAGGCTCATGACACACAGCCTGGTTACAATTTATTACTTGGCAGATTTTCATGATTAGAGTACTGATTAGGAAAATGAGTGAGGCACTGCTTTGGAAATAATCCCTGTTTTCACATGGgtaaagcaaacagacagggtaTAGAAGGAGACATGACGGCCTTTGAATTTGATGAAGGGCTTGGCATTTCATCATCCAGCCTCtgtatacaaaaatacaatgatgTCATAATTTGCTGAATATGCCACAAATCATTTTTTACAAAGTCATTCTTCCCTATTTGGACCAACACTTTATTTCCTGTCTCACTTACACACCTCTTATGTGTGGCTGGGTCACTTATGATTTGAATTTGATAACCGTATTGCACTCAAATTCTTCCTTCCTTATTCTTCCTAAACTAACCACTATATTTCCTTTTTACTGCAGCTGAATACTCCACCACCATTCACTCCTTGTGCATTGTGCACACAACCCTGCAGATATAAGTGCAGTAATGGGCTGAATCAGGCCAGTGTGAGCTCTGCAAAACTACAGTTGTGCAGCAGTAGTGCTGtagtgataatgatgataacagAGCTGATGGATGTCCTGGAGGTGGACCATGATCGTCATGGTAATCTTGCCTTTCATAGTACCTGTTACTGTGTTTGTCACAAcagtaaatgaagaaataatcCTATCAATTAAATTACTTATTTTAAGCAGGTGcattcagttttctgtttcagCCATCAGATAACAATACTCAAACATCTCTGACCGGTAAATCCAGAATTATGCATAGCCAGGTGTACGATTAACACAATTACagtgctttgaaaatgtttattcttCAAATCAGGAGTGTGCCTTAATAAAAAGACAACCTTCATGTAAAAATCGATTAATAATACATACTTTGTACACATAATTATATCAATAATTTGTTCatctttcacatttcaaatgtggGGTGGATACATGTAAagagctgctctctgaaaaatgaatcataGTTTACCTTTGCAATTATCATGTGTACTGTATCTAAACAGTGCTTATAAGTACTGTAGGAGGAAAAACTCATTAGGTATTTGAGAACAAATATAAAGTGAGaacatatataacaaatatGTCAAGATGGATGCAACAAGCCAACACCAGGTCAATGGGTCTTTTGAGACTGACTTTAAATGCTTGGGGCATCCAACCAAATCCTTGCTCTGGATTTAATTTTCTAATCGAACCACCACAGGTGCCTTTCAGCCTCTGTGTGCTCCTGGAATATGTATATTCACTAGGATCAAGAAAAGACAATAAAATTTTGGCAAACATGAAGAGCAACGTGAAATATCAGCATTTCTAGCATCTTGAGACAATTCATGgattcataaaaataatatgcagaGACTAGTTCTAATGATCTGGCGATTACTTGGTCAGAAAAAATCTGTTTGCATCTGGGCTTTATATGAAATCTTAATAGCTGCAGTTTTTGTTCAGATCTTAAAATCACAccttataaatatattaaaatctTGGAAAATAGCTAAATACCGCATACAGGCATTCACAATGACAAAGCACTCTTACCAGAACGCAGAACTGGTAATGGCAAAGACCACTGTAGTGAGCAGCGGTCTCCTCCAGGTAATCACGTCTGATATCCGACTGAGCGTAGACCTGCCTGCGGGCTGTTCCCTCCTTCCCTGTGGGGCGATTCCTTCTGCCTCACCCATATGGAGACTCGCAGCCACTGTGCTTCCCTCTTGTCCCATGTCATCTTCACTCCTATGTCTCTCATGGCTCGCCATCAGAATATTCGCGAAAATCTGCCCAATACCCTCCGTCAGCCAAATCAAGCCCGGTATTGTAGTCGTTGCTGGTTTAATAACGCCACTGACATCCAAGGTTGTGGTGGAGGACGGTGACGTCATTGTTTTTCCAGTTATAGGGGAGGGAACTGAATAGGTAGGTGTGTCCTAAATGAAGATTCTGCGCTCGTTTGGTATTTAATACATTGTTTCAACACAAACTGCGAATAATAGCGAGAATATTTAAGCTTCCGGCTGTTTATCTGTTTCATGATTTCCTTTTGTCAATCGTATTTCTTCATGATCTGCACGTCTCTCCGGATAAAGACATCGAACAaccacaaataaatacattaaatcaacgtaaaattaaataataagcAAAATCAAATATATTAACGGAAAGATGACCTTTCTAAGATCTTTAACAAATTTTAGACCAACATACCAATGAAATCAAATACACCCCTAAAACATAATGGAAGACATGCTGTACCATACAATGTACACGTTAAAAGCACAGTTACCAAGCTTTTCTTTGTCAAGCTTCCCTGATGCTACCATGTCATCTTAGGGGCTTTAATTTATAAATTGTTACCCCAATATGACTGGCAATAATACAGTTGTTATAAATAGAAGTTAGGGAAATTTcgtatttaaaatgaaaaatttaaaaagctataACTCAAATACACAGATTTGGACTGAAACTTCATGAAGCCATGCAAATCTTCTGTGTCTTGAAGAACTGTCcactttcatttcatcattgtttTGATCATCCCATACCCTCCTGTACCTCAATATTTCTTTCCCACCTGTATACATAGCCTAAACTTCTGAACATCTTTCTGAACTATGCCTAAAGCCTGAACATGACAGTCTTCAAAAGGCAACATCTAACTCTagttatttacttatttatatgtCATTTCCTACAGATACAATGAATTACTTGCTGCTGAATAACCATAATAACCATTTCTCATGGAAAATGAGAAGATTGTCAAAAGAAGGTGTAAGCTGTAAGTCATGTAAGTATGACCCAAAAGCCTGTTTTCTAAGTCTTCTAAGTCTATGTCTCATGATAAAGAACATTCCCTTCAACAaggtttatatatataatctaaTAACACCTTGAAACACAATGTATAATATGAATCAACTGAACCTACAAATTTAGATCAAAGGGTCAAACTCCTGGAGTTCCTAGAGTACTGCTTGTTCCAGCTAGCACTGCATATACTTAATATGTCCTGATAATAAGCTACACCACTACAACATCtgcatttttcagaaacacactTAAGGAAATACACATACATCATTTTTACAACGTAAAAAAGGGAGGGTGCTGACTGGAGCAGAAAGCATCAGCGATGAGACTGCCGCGATTAGTGACGTGATTGATGACGTCGACGCTGAAAATGCCTCAACATCAATATTTTTAACCGACtcatcattttgtcatttttattaatttacctTTTTGATTTCTACAATGCTTCAATTCTTTATAACGAATGTTTTTCTTCAATATCACTATGTAATTGCTGCATGCATGACATTAGTCGTTTTTGGCTCCAGTCAACgctacagttttaaaaaatcatggCGGCTGCAGCAGAGTCCGACTCGGTTGTGAAAGAGGTTCAGTGTAAAAGTTTCCAAAGACCCAAAGACCCAAGGCTTCGAAAGTATGGGAGTACTTCAAATTATCAAATTATAAAAGGTGGTTTGAACACTGTGCAAAGTTTCACAGCAGCACTAGCGCTATGCACGAGCACctgaagagaaaacacacaggcgCTATTCTGGATGATGAACTGCTAGAAAAGGCAAAACCACCGTAAGTGTTGTctattcatgtttattaaaataccaTTAGTAGGGAGAGCTTTTTAACATCTTTTGTTCTTGTAGTTGCTAAATACACTCATAATTAAAGCCATAAATTCATCTGCCTGCTACCTTAGAATTTCcattgaataaaatgtttagGCTAGAATCTGGGCTTATTCTACGTTGATTGATGGTGCCAgtatgtgtgttcgtgtgcgTTGGGCTTGTTGGGACATGTACCTTATctaattatttcatttctgcCATTATTTAAAGCACATTTCTTTGTGTAGGGAATGCCACAAAACTACAAAAGATAACATTTGAGTTATTGTGATTAATATAATTAAAGGTTTATGTTAATTAAGCAATGTCACACGAGAGGGAGTGCTGATATACTGTGatatcagcatggctgtgattcAGTCGTAGCCACGAGGCTGCAGGCACCATTGTCTCTTACACTCTAAACGTGTTGCACTTTGTTTAATATCCAGACCTaacttttttactttgatgAGGGATTTAATAGAAACTTGGATTTCTTTTGGAGTTGCACTACTGACTTAAATAATAAGccctctttttatttatttttatcatgttGGAGTTGCCAATTTAAACCTACAGTTTTGCACTTTAATATGTAAacctttgtttacattttgttttgtgctgcatTATACAATGATATACAGTTTGttgttgtcaaaataaaatgaaattaaatggaacTGGTCAATTTGATTTTTTGGAGGAAAATAAATCGTTTAGATTAATCGACTAATTGGTAAAATAGTCAATAGATTAATCAATAGAATAGTTGATAGTGGCAGCCCTAGATGAGACCCTCCAATGACCTGACACCTTTAATGTACATGATGTTACTGCCCTCAAAGGTCATATGATAATATACAGATATGTGCATAACTTTTAACTTTACATTTCTAATTTGCTGTAGAGAAAATATTATAATTGAGAATTActgtcagggctctgcccccTTAGTCGCGTTGTTTtcgttttttcccccttacctGTGTTGCTTCCCCTGTGTtacagccccgccccgctgcttgcctgctcacctgcttcccattgcctcgttacctctgccctatatctcccctgcgtgtccctgtctgattgctagttcgtttcagtgagttcttcctgtttcgtccccgctttagtttcCCTGACtctgattgctgtttgccgaatcctgcctgtctcccgacttcgtccttcgcctgccgacTTGAACCCGTCCGACACTtttcgcccgcctggttaccgactctgcccgccccgacttccgatcctggatctgcccccggactgcttccccgtgcttttgaaccctgcctgtccctgtacgacgaactgcctgctgattacaattaaacgcttggttccgtttacccggtggtccgcgtttgtgtcccgatccccgatcctgacagaacgaactagccactatggacccagcggacctaccacagctgaggacggccctggagctccagggtgctctgctggggggacaccagaaccagatggattccatcggccggtccctggagggtttcgccaccagcctcgccGATGTCTCTGCGCGGCTGCAACAATTGCAGCTCAGCCAGGAGAGCCGACCTTTTTCGCCAGCGGCTGCCTACCCACCGGTTCCGCCAGCGCCTCCCAgccgggagcctcggctgccaccccccgagtcatacgcgggggacccgggaacctgccgctcgtttctctcgcagtgttccctgatattcgagctgcaaccctccacgttccccacagaccgggcgaggatcgcctacgtcatcacCTTGCTGACAGGCCGTGCAagttttctcctgttttctttgtcgccaccggagaccgaggccatgaataaatacatccgggagtctctcgcggccggtctcattcgcccctcctcctctcctgcgggtgccggattcttcttcgtagggaagaaggacggctccctccgtccctgcatagattaccggggcctcaacgccatcaccatcaagaaccgctaccccctgcctcttctgtcgtccgccttcgaGTCGCTACAGGGCGCTACTATCTTCACGAGACTCGATCTCcgtaatgcctaccacctggtcaggatccacgagggggacgagtggaagacggcgatcaacaccccctctgggcattatgaatatctggtcatgccattcggtctgacgaattccccggctgtattccagtccctggtgaacgacgtcctccgagacaTGCTCAACCAGTTCGTATTCGTTTACTTGGACgacatcctgatcttctctcgctccctgcctgagcatgtacagcatgtccGCCGCGTCCTGCAGTGTCTGCtcgagaaccacctgtacgtgaaagcggagaagtgtgccttccatcagagcactacttccttcctgggcttcgtcATCATGGCAGGTAGTATCcgcatggaccggcagaaggtccgcgcaGTTGAGGAGTGGCCTCGgcccacctcccgcagggaactgcagcgattcctgggtttcgcaaatttctaccgtcgcttcattcgcaactacggcacggtagcggctcccctcaccgccctgacatcGATCAACACAGCGTTCACCTGGTctccggctgccgaggaggcgTTCCGCGACCTGAAGGCTCGGTTCACCTCGGCGCCTGTCCttacccagcccgatcccgctcgtcagtacgtggtggaggtggatgcttcggacgtgggagtgggggcggtcctgtctcagcgcttgtccgccgacaacaagctccacccctgcgcctacttctcccaccgccttacgcccaccgagcgtaactacgacatcggcgaccgggaactactggccatcaaactggcgctcgaggagtggaggcactggctggagggggcgagtgctcCGTTCTTGGTGTGGACAGATCACAAGAACCTCGAGTACGTCCGATCAGCGAAACGCCTgaatccccgacaagcccgctggtctctttttttctcccgcTTTGATTTCACTCTGTCATACCGACcaggctctaagaacggtaaaccCGACGCCCTCTCACGCCAGCACGCCCCGGCCGAGGattcccaggaacccagcacagtcctgccagcccgatgcgttgtcgcagcggcgctgtgggacgtcgagaccgccgttcgcaccgccctccagaatgaaccgggtcccagctcttgtccccctaaccgcctctttgttccccagtccGTTCGTTCCCAGGTCTTACAGTGGGGGCATTCGTCCAGGCTCGCcggccaccctggagcccggcgcacGGCGGCGTTCATCGGCCGGCGTttttggtggcccaccatgacgACGGACATCCggagcttcaccgccgcctgctcggtctgcgcccagaaCAAGACCTCCAACCGACCCCCCaccggtctgctgcaacccctgcctgtccccagacggccctggtcccacatcgctcTGGACTTCGTTACTGGCCTGCCTCCGTCCGACGGTAACACCGCTATCCTCACTATCGTGGACCGCTTTTCCAAGGCCGTGCATTTCATACCCctacccaaactgccctccgccagggagaccgctcagctGCTCATTAACCAGGTgttccggctgcacggtctacccgccgatgtggtgtccgaccgTGGTCCCCAATTCACGGCTAACTTCTGGaaggctttttgcaggctactgggtgccaccgtcagtctgtcc
The nucleotide sequence above comes from Megalops cyprinoides isolate fMegCyp1 chromosome 2, fMegCyp1.pri, whole genome shotgun sequence. Encoded proteins:
- the LOC118773705 gene encoding reticulophagy regulator 1-like translates to MASHERHRSEDDMGQEGSTVAASLHMGEAEGIAPQGRREQPAGRSTLSRISDVITWRRPLLTTVVFAITSSAFWLVALSTWRVYYLLTLCLVTVVTVQMVKDLALSRKRGAHLWHSMTESWEVIDSSQEYSDWAEQLAEYWMSCKLFLQEMASFKQQNPGKFCLLVCSL